The Catharus ustulatus isolate bCatUst1 chromosome 28, bCatUst1.pri.v2, whole genome shotgun sequence DNA window AACGGAGACCTGCTTACTGACATGACTCATTTACTCGGCTgcacttttaaacttttttaacCCTGGCACCCCAGTCCTGGGCCTGGCTTTGTGCGCAAGATGCCTGCAGTCAGTTTTTCAAGGGAGAGGTGGAAATGTCATGTTCAACCCACTGGAGTTCATCCAGCCCAACAAGAGTGACCATCAGACATCCAGCATTTCCCAACAGCTGCCAGGTAGATCTCTGCAAATAGGAGAACCAGAAAGAGCCAAGCAAGGTGTCTGATGGGATTTGGGTGTTTGGTGGCTATTGGACCTGTTTCCTGAGGAGTGAACAAAGTTGTGGGGATACTTGTGAAACTTGCAACTGAGACCACAGCAAGTATGCCACTGGGAAGGAAAGACCCAGACCAGTTCTGCCCTGCAGGCAGCCTTTCCCAGCTAGAAAGTGGAGATGGAGGTGGTGTTGTCAGATTCTATCCCACTACCCTTCCTTGTCACCTCCAGGATCTCCTGCAGGGTCTCCTGGCTGATGCAGCCAAGCTCCTGCAGGATCCGGAAGAAGTCGTTACGGAACTTGACCCCAATGAAGGCGTAGAGGATGGGGTTGAGGCAGCAGTGCGTGAAGCCGATGGCCTCTGTCACCATGatggctgtgtccagctggTCTTCCAGGAGGCAGTTCTTGGTGAAGGCTTCTAGCTTAGTAAGTGTGTTCAGGAAGATGACGATGTGGTACGGGCtccagcagaggaggaagatgcCTGTGACCAGGATGGCCACACGGACAGCTTTTTGTCTCTGCAGGCGCTGGGACTGACACAGTGCCTGGATGATGGCCACGTAGCAGTAACACATGACCAGCAGAGGCACAAAGAAGCCCACGGTATGGTAGAGGAAGCGTGTTGCCAGCCACGCATTGTTTCCATCAATCCCAACCTCTGGAAAATAGCAAATGCTGCGGTTGCTGTCGTCTGTCCAGACTTCCATGAAGATGAGATCGGGTAAAGTCAGAAGCAATGAACAGAACCAGACAGCTGTGCAGGTGAGGTGGATGGAGCGAGCTCTGCGTTTGCGGTAGGTGTGGATTGCATAGACAATGGCCAGGTAGCGGTCCACCGCAATGCACCCCAGCAGCATGCTACTGCAGTAGAAATTGATCTTGTGGACAGCACTGAGTATCTTGCACAGGAACTTCCCAAATATCCACCCAGCCAAGCTCTCCACCACACTGAATGGGAAGGTGAGCAACAGTGCCAGGTTGGCCAGGGTGAGGTGGAAAAGGAAGTTTTCTGTGGTGGTGCGAGACCTCTTGAACCTCTCTAAAATGACCAGGACCAGGGCATTGCCCAGAGTGCCCAGCACAAACATCAGCAGATAGATGAGGGGCATGAAGACCTTCCTGAAGGGGTCTCCCTGGTTGCCAACCACAGATGAGGCTGGGTTGAAGCAAAAGTAGCCCTCCAGAGAAGGGGTGGTGTTCTCAGCTTCGTAGTAACCGCTCAGCTCCACCTGGCTCTGGGGAACAGAGAGAGTCTTGTTAGTGGAGGGGAGTTTCTGAACACAAGAACCCAATCCCTCACTTGCACCTGGCAGACCTAGACCACCCCCATGCCCTGCAGCCCACTTGCATCAAGAGGAGATGCTGTGTGTC harbors:
- the CXCR5 gene encoding C-X-C chemokine receptor type 5, which produces MIKLDQSGHSMPGAHLPCKYSVITFRVPPYSLKLLTPLQKRTFVEISGGDTDPDPQTMGPVSYSSETYDLSQVELSGYYEAENTTPSLEGYFCFNPASSVVGNQGDPFRKVFMPLIYLLMFVLGTLGNALVLVILERFKRSRTTTENFLFHLTLANLALLLTFPFSVVESLAGWIFGKFLCKILSAVHKINFYCSSMLLGCIAVDRYLAIVYAIHTYRKRRARSIHLTCTAVWFCSLLLTLPDLIFMEVWTDDSNRSICYFPEVGIDGNNAWLATRFLYHTVGFFVPLLVMCYCYVAIIQALCQSQRLQRQKAVRVAILVTGIFLLCWSPYHIVIFLNTLTKLEAFTKNCLLEDQLDTAIMVTEAIGFTHCCLNPILYAFIGVKFRNDFFRILQELGCISQETLQEILEVTRKGSGIESDNTTSISTF